From the uncultured Trichococcus sp. genome, one window contains:
- a CDS encoding LacI family DNA-binding transcriptional regulator has protein sequence MYTDTEQSPLCSTRKGWTLSMVTINDIAKMAGVAKSTVSRYLNGGAVSEKTKAKLDAIVAEHDYKPNKFAQSLKAKRTHMIGTIIPRLNSFATNEALRGLENSLRLSKNQLLITNADQSREREIEAISTLAKQRVDGIVFFAAQITPAHVKAFEEADVPVVIVGQSHPDFHCIIHDDEKAGHSVGAYAVANGHRNILVFGVDESDKAVGVTRRNGIEQAFEGHGIDYTFVKTSFAMKDAYEKALEILPQSKATFVIGATDNIAIGIMRAAHELQLEIPDQFSLAGFGGYEITEAVYPRITTVHYPFMESGEMAAKILMELILEKEVDRIQTLDNQLLIRESTQRKA, from the coding sequence ATGTATACGGATACGGAACAAAGTCCGTTGTGCAGCACAAGAAAGGGGTGGACGCTATCCATGGTCACCATCAATGATATCGCCAAAATGGCCGGTGTGGCGAAGAGCACTGTTTCCCGCTATCTGAACGGCGGAGCGGTCAGCGAAAAAACGAAGGCGAAGCTGGATGCGATCGTCGCCGAGCATGATTATAAACCGAACAAATTTGCCCAAAGCCTGAAAGCGAAACGCACGCATATGATCGGGACGATCATTCCGCGTCTGAATTCCTTTGCGACCAACGAAGCGTTGCGGGGCTTGGAGAACAGTCTGCGCCTTTCCAAGAACCAACTGTTGATCACGAATGCGGATCAGAGCCGCGAGCGCGAAATCGAAGCCATCTCCACCTTGGCGAAGCAGCGCGTCGACGGCATCGTATTCTTCGCGGCTCAAATCACGCCGGCTCATGTGAAGGCGTTCGAAGAGGCGGATGTTCCGGTCGTCATCGTCGGGCAATCGCATCCCGATTTCCATTGCATCATCCATGACGACGAGAAGGCGGGCCATTCGGTCGGGGCCTACGCGGTTGCGAACGGGCACAGGAACATCCTTGTCTTCGGGGTCGACGAATCCGATAAGGCGGTCGGGGTGACCCGGCGCAACGGCATCGAGCAGGCTTTCGAAGGCCACGGCATCGACTACACCTTCGTCAAAACCAGCTTTGCCATGAAGGACGCCTACGAAAAAGCGCTGGAAATCCTGCCCCAGTCAAAAGCGACCTTCGTGATCGGCGCGACCGACAACATCGCGATCGGGATCATGCGCGCGGCCCACGAACTGCAGCTGGAAATACCGGATCAGTTTTCCTTGGCGGGTTTCGGTGGCTATGAAATCACCGAAGCGGTCTATCCGCGCATCACGACGGTCCATTATCCGTTCATGGAATCCGGCGAAATGGCGGCCAAAATCCTGATGGAATTGATCTTGGAAAAAGAGGTCGATCGGATCCAAACGTTGGACAACCAGCTGTTGATCAGGGAATCGACCCAAAGAAAAGCATAG